The DNA region CGCATCGAGGTCTTGATCGAGGCCGGCAAGACCCAGTAGCGGGGAACGAGACGTGAACCTGGAACGACCGACCCGAAACGCCGAAGAAGGACTGGCTGCCGGTCTGCTCATCGTCGGCGCCATGATCGCCCTGGTGTCCTTCCTGCACTACAACACCGCGGTGCACATCCACGAGGCGCACGGCATCTTCCGCCGGCTCTATTACTTCCCCATCGTCGTGGCGGCGCTGCGCTGGGGCTGGCGGGGCGGTCTCGGCGCCGCCGCGCTGATCTGCGCCCTCTACATCCCCCACGCCTTCGGCTACATCGGTTTCGATCCGGCGGCGACCTTCGAGAAGGTGCTGGAGATGGTCCTCTACCTGGCCATCGGCATGCTGACGGGACTGCTGGCCGATCGCCGGCGTCGCGCCCTGCGCGCCGAGGCTGCGGCGGCGGACGGCCTGCGGCTCGCACTCGCGGACAAGGCCGCCATGGAAGCGGAACTGGTGCGGTCGGTCCGGCTGGCCGCGGTGGGCCGTCTCTCGGCCGGTCTCGCCCACGAGATCCGCAATCCCCTGGCCTCGATCAAGGGCGCCTCGGACATCCTCGCCGACGACGTGCCCGCGGGCGATCCCAAGGCCCGTCTCTTCGAGATCCTCCAGGGAGAATCGGCCCGGCTCGACGGTGTCCTGACCCGTTTCCTGGACTACGCGCGCCCGCGAGAGACGCGACGCGATCCCGTCGACCTGGCGGCGGAGACAGCCGAAGTGCTCGAGCTGCTGCGACACGAACCCGTCTCCGCGCGGCTGTCGCTATCGGCGCCCGACGGCTGCGGGACCGTCATTCGCGGCGATCGGGAACGCCTGCGCCAGCTGCTGCTCAACCTGGTGATCAACGCGAGCCAGGCCGCCGCCGGCGGCCGCGTGCAGGTCTCGCTATCCCGCCGCAACGGCCGTATGCTGCTGGACGTAGTCGATGACGGGCCCGGCTTCGCCCCCGAGGCCCTGCAACAGCTCGGCACGCCGTTCTTCTCGACACGGGAGGGCGGGACAGGGCTCGGGCTGGCCGTCTGCCTGCGGATAGCCGAGGATCACGGCGGCACCCTGACCGCCGCCAACGTTCCCGGCGGCGGCGCGCGGGTCACGGTCGAGCTTCCGGCGGACGAAGGGGAGGGCTGATGGCGCGGATCCTGCTGATCGACGACGACCTCAGCCTGCGCGATGTCGTGAGCTTCATCCTCGGCGGCGCCGGTTACGCGGTCACGACCGCCACCGACGGCGACGCCGGGGTGGCCGCCTTCGACGCGGATCCGCCCGACCTGGTGCTGACCGACCTGAAGATGCCCGGACGCGACGGCATGGCGGTACTGCGCCACGTCCGCGAAGCGGCCCCCGGCGTGCCCGTGATCATGTTCACCGCCTACGGCACCGTCGAGCAGGCGGTCGAGGCCATGCAGATGGGGGCGTTCACCTACCTGCTGAAACCATTCAACCGGGACGAGCTGCGCCTGACGGTGGAGCGGGCCCTGCGCTCGCGCGAGCTGGAGGCGGACAACAGCCGGCTGCGGCGCGCCCTGCGCGAACGTCCTGGCGGCCCGTCGTTCCTGTTCGCCTCGCACGCCATGGAGACCCTGGTCGCGCGCATCGGCCAGGTGGCGGCGGCCGACGTGAACGTGCTGATCATGGGCGAGAGCGGCGTGGGCAAGGAACTGGTCGCCCGCGCCCTGCACGACCAGTCGCCGCGCGCGGAGGGGCCTTTCGTGGCGGTCAACTGCGGCGCCATCCCCGGGAACCTGGTCGAATCCGAGCTCTTTGGCCATGTGCGCGGCGCCTTCACCGGAGCGCACCGCGACGCCAGGGGCCGTCTGAGGGCGGCCGACGGCGGCACCCTCTTCCTGGACGAGATCGGCGAGCTGCCCACCGCGATCCAGGCCAAACTGCTGCGGTCGCTGGAGACCTGCACCGTCGATCCGGTAGGCGGCGACGGGCCTGTGCCGGCCGACTTCCGCCTGGTCTGCGCGACCAACGTGGATCTGGTGGCGGCGGTGGCGGCCGGCGCGTTCCGCGAGGACCTGTACTATCGCCTGAACGTGGTGCCCCTGCGCGTGCCGCCGCTGCGCGAGCGTGCAGAGGACATACCGCTGCTGTGGGACCACTTCACCGAACTGCACGCGGGCATCCGCCTGCCGAGCACGCCGGGCCTGCTGGCGGAATTGGCGCGCCGCCCTTGGCCGGGCAACGTGCGCGAGTTGAAGAACCTCAACCAGCGCCTGGTCATCCTGCGCGAAAGCGACGGGCTCGACGCCACGGACCTGGCGCGCAGCGGCGAGCCGGCGGCCTCGCCGTCCGGCGGCCTGCCGCTGGGGCCCTTTCCCGCGGACGGTCTCTCGCTGATCGAGCTGGAGAAGGAAGTGATCCGGCGCGCCCTGGTGCTCAACGACGGCAACAAGTCCCGCACCGCGCTCTATCTGGGCGTGCCGCGACACGTGCTCGTCTACAGGATCGAGAAGTATGGACTGTAACGGCTCAGGCGCCGGCCTTGCGTGAGGCCGGCGAAGGCGAGGCCCGTCCCGGCCGCGGGTTCTCCTTGAGGATGTCGGCCACGGTCCGGAAGTCGTCGGTGCGGGCGATCCGCAGCAGCTCGAAGAAGGACATCTCCGAGGTCATCACCTGCACGCCGATGTCGCGCATGTAGGCCAGGCCCAGGTTGCGGTTGCTGACCTGGCGGGACGATACGGCGTCGGCCGCCACCACGACCTGGTAACCCTCCTCCAGCAGATCGCGCGCCGTCTGGTAGACGCAGACGTGCGTTTCGATGCCACAGAGCACGACCTGTTCGCGGTGCGTGGACTTCAGGCGCGACATGAAGTGGTGGTCGCCCGCGCAGGAGAAGGAGATCTTCTCGATAGGCTCGACGCGGGGGATGAGATCGCTCAGCTCGGTGACCGTCGGCCCCAGCTTCTGCGGGTAGTGCTCGGTCAGCAGGATGGGTATGTCGAGCTTGTCCGCGAAGCGGATCAGCCGCGAGGCATTTGCGATCACGAGGTCCGCCTCGTGGATCAGCGGCCGGAACAGTTGCTGGATGTCGATGACGACCAGGGCGATGCTGTTCTTTTCCAGCCTTCTCGGCGGCTTCGGCATGAGGAATCCTTCCCTGGCGCGCGAGGCTATTCTTCCAGCCGGAATTCCCACCGGCAATACCAATCTACCGGGTGCGGGTCGGGAGGGCAACCCAGACATCTGGCCGTCAGGCGCGGGTCGATCGTCCTGGCGAAGGTCTCGTACTCCACCTGACCCACCGCCTTGCAGGGGAAATCACCCAGGCCCCTGCGGGCGCGCGCCGACTGCACGCGGCAATCCGACATCTGGAAGACGCAGTGCTCGCCGCTCCGCTCGACGATCTCCTGCGCGTTCAGCAGGGCATAGAGGCGGTGCTCCAGGCACCGGATCAGGGAGGGGATGCCGCCGCCCGGCTCGATTCCCAGGCGCTTCATGATCCGCTTCGCCTCTAGGGGCGAGAAGCGGGCCCAGGCGCCGGCGTCGTGCGCCATGGCCTCTGCCATGCCGCGGCCCTTCTCGATGGACTGGAACCACAGCCCGTCGTGTGCCAGCCACAGCTTGGCGGCGTCCTCGAGCCAAGCGGCGATCTGGTCGCGCGACATGTCCTGCAGGCGATCGATCATCGGTTCACTCCTCGCGGCGGGGCGGCGTGTAGTCCTTGCCGGGATCGACGGTCTCGGCGTAGGGGCTGTTCCAGCTGTTGTCGAAGAAGCGCGCCATGTCTGCGGCCACCGCCTCGCCCGCGAAGAAGAAGCTCAGATTGCGCGAGGTGTGGAAGTAGCTCCGTCCCCAGTTGGCGGTGCCGAGCCAGGCCGCGTCGCCATCCTTGACCAGGTACTTGGGATGCTCGACGCGGGCGAAGGAGACGAAACCGCTCGACCAGGGCGGGATGTCGGTGAATCGCACCTCGACGTTGTCCAGGACCGCCAGGCTCTTCGCATAGGGCTGCATGTACTTGCGCTTGCTCCAGTTGGAAAGGATGATCCGGACCTGCACGCCGCGGGCGGCGGCGCGTCGCAGGGCGTTCTCCAGCGTCTCGTAGTAGCGGCCTTCGCGGTCGCTGGGGTTGTAGGACAGCAGGTGCAGGCGCAGCTCCCGCTGGGCGCCGTCGATCAGGTCCACCAGCAACGGCTCATCGTGGGGGATCCCGGCGGGCAGGCCCGCGGGCGGGCTGGCGGCCAGGCTCATCAAGACCTCGCCGCGGCCGCGCACCGACATGCGCCAGGGACCGGCATTCACCGGTGCGCCGCGGGGCGGCGCCTCGTCCCCGGCCAGGGCCCAGTCCCACTCGAATATCGAGAGGATGGCCCGCGCCGGCTCCGGTCCGTCGATGCGCACGCCCAGCTCGTGGATGTGATCCAGCGAGCGCCAGTCCCAGTTCTGGCTGCCCACGAAGGCGGCGCGGCCGTCGACCACGAAGAACTTGGCGTGCTGCACGCCGCCCCAGGCCGCGCGGGCGTCGAGGAGTCGCGACTCGGCTCCGGGCAGCGCGCCGATCTCGTCAACCCACTGCGGATAGGTCCGGTAGAAACCGGCATCCGTCAGCAGGCGCACGCGGACGCCGCGTTCGGCCGCGGCGGCGACCTCGGCCAGTACCACGTCCAGGGCATCCGGGGCCGCGGGGTCGGCGCTGATGTAGAAGACCTCGATATCCAGGGTCGAGCGCGCGCCGGCGATGAGCACGGGCCAGACGTCCCGCGCGTCCGGAAGGTCGGGCAGGTCCAGCACGGTCTCGACCGGCACGCTCTCGACCAGCCGGATGTTGCCGTGCAGCAGCGGCGGGTCGGCGGCGGGGCTGTCCGCGGCGAGGACGGGCGGAGCGGCCAGGATCAGCATAAGGGCGATAAACGACCCGTTCGATGACATGCGGGACTCCTGTGGCTGGGTGTGCGGCGTCGAAAATATCACGGCACGGCGCGGACGGCGAGGAAGACTTGTCGGATTGTTCCGGTCCGGAACGCCGCTCGGTGAAGTTTTACGATCTTTTGATTTGACGCGCCGACCGTATGTGCTTACTACTGCCGGCGAGGGGACAACCAACAGACACCGGGATCACGGAGGGAGACAATGAGCTTGAAAATCCAATACCTGAAAAGCCGTCCTGTAGGCAAGGTCACGTTCCACCTGCCCAGCGAAGCCGCGCGCGAGGCCACCACCGTCCACCTCGTTGGCGAGTTCAACGACTGGGACGAGTCGGCCACGCCCATGCAGCGCCTGCGCGACGGCTCGTTCAAGGCCACGCTGGAACTGGAAACCGGCCACGCCTACCGCTACCGCTATCTCATCGACAACGAGAAGTGGGAGAACGACTGGGATGCCCATCGCTACGAATCCTCGGCCTTCGCGGGCGCGGACGATTCGGTGGTGGACGTCTAAGTCTCAAACGCGGCAACCGGTGACGTCACCGGATCAACCTCATCTTGCCGGTCGCTGTTTACATGCCGGTGCACACCGGGCAACAGGAGACTCCGCTGGCCTGTCACGCGGTGCACCTGCAGGCTCCCTGACGCCCGACGTCGGGCTTTTCGTGGAACTCGATCGCGCCACCGGCATTGAAACGACCGTACGCCGCTCATGTTTGAACGTGACTGGACCCGGGAGATGTTATAGAACCAGCTTGCTACCGCCCTGGCCGTTGTCACAGTCACGTTCAACGAAGCGGAGCACATATGTCAGGACGAACCTCCCGCCCTAGGCGTTTCCCGTCTCATCCCCGGCACGTTCTCCTCATATTCCTGCCCCTGTCGGTCGCCTTCGTGCTGCTGCAACCCGGTTCACCCCTCGCTGGCTCCTGCGACGGGCCGGTCGAAACCGGGGAAGTGGGCGGTACCGTAGCCGCCCCCGCGGGAATAGAGCCCCCCGTCGACCTTGCGTCGTTGGCGGCCGAGCTCAGCTTCTTCGCGGGCTACGCGGTGTTCAACGAGCAAGACATGTACGACACGTACGGCGGCATGCCGCAGGTGGGGCTCGAAGCCTCCGTCGGCACGGGGGAGGACGTCCGGTTCGTGCTCGGGATCCGTTACGGCGCGGTGTCCGGCGACCCCTTCTACGACACACCCGATTTCGATGGCTCCGGGGACGCGCGCCTGCGGGCCGTGCCCGTCACGGCGGGTCTTCGAGTCAACGCCTCCGAGAACCCCCGTTTCCGACTCTACTGGGGGGCCTGCTTCGAGGCCGTCTGGATGGAGGAGAAGGTGCCCGATCCCGACGTGGATACCGCGGCCGCGCACCGCACGGACCGGGGCTGGGGCAGGGGCCTGCAGCTGTCCGTGACGCCCGAGTGGCGCTCGCACGACCAGCGCCGGGCGGCCGGCTTGACCCTCTGGTGGGGCGGCAGCAGCGGCAAGGTAGGCAAGGGAGGTCAGGACCACGAGGTCAACATGATCGGCATGGGGGCAAGGCTCCACTACGCCCGGGCCATCTGACAGGAGGGAGGAAGCACATGACACGCTCAACCACGTTGACGGCGGGCATACTCCTGACCGTCGTTCTCGCCGCGGCAACATCGCTGGCCGACGGCTGCATGATCGCCCCCTGGGAATACGAGATCTACGAGACGGAGCAGGTCGCCTATCTGGCCTACGACGCGGACGCCGGTATCGAGGATCTGCACATCCTGCCCAAGTTCTACGGCGACACCCAGAACTTCGCCTGGATCGTGCCGGTGCCGGGCCTGCCCGAACTCGAGGAGTCCGACGTCGATATCTTCCGCCAGCTGGCGATGCTGTCCGCGCCCGAGCAGCGCTACCGGGACGAGGGCTGGGGCTGCGACAGGGCGGACTACGTGGTCTCGCCCGCCAACGACGGAGAAGGCGGGGTGGACATCATCGACGAGCAACTCGTCGGCATCTACCGGACGATGACCGTCGGGGCCGACGACGCGGACGCCCTGACCGACTCGTTGACCGCCTGGGGCTTCCTGCACGCCGGGAACCTGGACGACGTGGCGCCGATGCTGGCGTCCTACGTCGACGACGCCTGGTACTTCGTCACCCTGAAGGTGGACAGCACTGCCTTCGAGGAGGCCCAGTACGATTGGTTCTGGTACGGCGCCATGCAGCCGATCCGGCTGATCTTCCCCGTCGACGCGCCGGTCTATCCCATGCGCATCTCGGCGCTCAGCGCGGACGACGACACGTCGGTGACCCTGTATGTGAACGCGGACCGGCGCATGGACTTCGTCGGCGCCGAGACCCACTACGCCAACGCGCTGTCCGCGGGCGAAATGCGCGCGATCGGCGCCAGCTACCCCGACCTGGCCGCTCGGCTCGCGGCGGGCGATTACCTGACCAAGCTGCGGCGGAATTACACGCCCGCGCAGATGGACGCGGACATCTATCTGGAGCCGGCCTCCACCAACACAGAGTTTCGCCGGATCTACTACTCGGGGCTGCCGCTGACCTCGGGCCTGCTGCTGGCGCTGGCCGGCGCGCTCTTCTTCCGCGCCCGGCGCCGACGGGGAGCGCCGGCGCCGGGGTGACCCGTCCCGGACGCGACGAAGCCCCCGGCGGGCCGCCGGGGGCTTCTGTGCGTACGGGATCGCCTTCAACGCAGGGTGGACAGGGCCGCTTCGTAGTCGGGCTCTTCGGTCGTCTCGGGGCAGAGCTGGCTGTGGATGACCTTGCCCCCGGCATCGACGACAACGACGGAACGGGCCAGCAGGCCGGCCAGGGGACCGTCGGCGATGCGCACGCCGTAGTCGCGGCCGAAGGCGCCGGTGCGGAAGTCGGAGACCGGGATCACGTCGTCCAGGCCCTCGGCGCCGCAGAAGCGCTTCTGGGCGAAGGGCAGGTCCATGGACGCGCAGAGCACGGTCGTATCCGCCAGGTTGCCCGCCTCTGCGTTGAAGTAGCGCACGCTGGCGGCGCACACGTCGGTGTCGAGGCTCGGGAAGATGTTCAGCACGACGCGCTGTCCGCGCAGCTCCTCGAGGGTGACCTCGGACAGGTCGGTCCTGGTCAGGTTGAAACCGGGTGCGACGGCGCCCACCGGGGGCAGCGAACCCACCGTGTTGAAGACGTTCCCCTTCAACTTGAACT from bacterium includes:
- the tpx gene encoding thiol peroxidase; amino-acid sequence: MSEFKLKGNVFNTVGSLPPVGAVAPGFNLTRTDLSEVTLEELRGQRVVLNIFPSLDTDVCAASVRYFNAEAGNLADTTVLCASMDLPFAQKRFCGAEGLDDVIPVSDFRTGAFGRDYGVRIADGPLAGLLARSVVVVDAGGKVIHSQLCPETTEEPDYEAALSTLR
- a CDS encoding isoamylase early set domain-containing protein — its product is MSLKIQYLKSRPVGKVTFHLPSEAAREATTVHLVGEFNDWDESATPMQRLRDGSFKATLELETGHAYRYRYLIDNEKWENDWDAHRYESSAFAGADDSVVDV
- a CDS encoding hydrolase; the encoded protein is MPKPPRRLEKNSIALVVIDIQQLFRPLIHEADLVIANASRLIRFADKLDIPILLTEHYPQKLGPTVTELSDLIPRVEPIEKISFSCAGDHHFMSRLKSTHREQVVLCGIETHVCVYQTARDLLEEGYQVVVAADAVSSRQVSNRNLGLAYMRDIGVQVMTSEMSFFELLRIARTDDFRTVADILKENPRPGRASPSPASRKAGA
- a CDS encoding phospholipase, coding for MSSNGSFIALMLILAAPPVLAADSPAADPPLLHGNIRLVESVPVETVLDLPDLPDARDVWPVLIAGARSTLDIEVFYISADPAAPDALDVVLAEVAAAAERGVRVRLLTDAGFYRTYPQWVDEIGALPGAESRLLDARAAWGGVQHAKFFVVDGRAAFVGSQNWDWRSLDHIHELGVRIDGPEPARAILSIFEWDWALAGDEAPPRGAPVNAGPWRMSVRGRGEVLMSLAASPPAGLPAGIPHDEPLLVDLIDGAQRELRLHLLSYNPSDREGRYYETLENALRRAAARGVQVRIILSNWSKRKYMQPYAKSLAVLDNVEVRFTDIPPWSSGFVSFARVEHPKYLVKDGDAAWLGTANWGRSYFHTSRNLSFFFAGEAVAADMARFFDNSWNSPYAETVDPGKDYTPPRREE
- a CDS encoding DUF2330 domain-containing protein — protein: MTRSTTLTAGILLTVVLAAATSLADGCMIAPWEYEIYETEQVAYLAYDADAGIEDLHILPKFYGDTQNFAWIVPVPGLPELEESDVDIFRQLAMLSAPEQRYRDEGWGCDRADYVVSPANDGEGGVDIIDEQLVGIYRTMTVGADDADALTDSLTAWGFLHAGNLDDVAPMLASYVDDAWYFVTLKVDSTAFEEAQYDWFWYGAMQPIRLIFPVDAPVYPMRISALSADDDTSVTLYVNADRRMDFVGAETHYANALSAGEMRAIGASYPDLAARLAAGDYLTKLRRNYTPAQMDADIYLEPASTNTEFRRIYYSGLPLTSGLLLALAGALFFRARRRRGAPAPG
- a CDS encoding sigma-54 dependent transcriptional regulator, coding for MARILLIDDDLSLRDVVSFILGGAGYAVTTATDGDAGVAAFDADPPDLVLTDLKMPGRDGMAVLRHVREAAPGVPVIMFTAYGTVEQAVEAMQMGAFTYLLKPFNRDELRLTVERALRSRELEADNSRLRRALRERPGGPSFLFASHAMETLVARIGQVAAADVNVLIMGESGVGKELVARALHDQSPRAEGPFVAVNCGAIPGNLVESELFGHVRGAFTGAHRDARGRLRAADGGTLFLDEIGELPTAIQAKLLRSLETCTVDPVGGDGPVPADFRLVCATNVDLVAAVAAGAFREDLYYRLNVVPLRVPPLRERAEDIPLLWDHFTELHAGIRLPSTPGLLAELARRPWPGNVRELKNLNQRLVILRESDGLDATDLARSGEPAASPSGGLPLGPFPADGLSLIELEKEVIRRALVLNDGNKSRTALYLGVPRHVLVYRIEKYGL
- a CDS encoding sensor histidine kinase, with product MNLERPTRNAEEGLAAGLLIVGAMIALVSFLHYNTAVHIHEAHGIFRRLYYFPIVVAALRWGWRGGLGAAALICALYIPHAFGYIGFDPAATFEKVLEMVLYLAIGMLTGLLADRRRRALRAEAAAADGLRLALADKAAMEAELVRSVRLAAVGRLSAGLAHEIRNPLASIKGASDILADDVPAGDPKARLFEILQGESARLDGVLTRFLDYARPRETRRDPVDLAAETAEVLELLRHEPVSARLSLSAPDGCGTVIRGDRERLRQLLLNLVINASQAAAGGRVQVSLSRRNGRMLLDVVDDGPGFAPEALQQLGTPFFSTREGGTGLGLAVCLRIAEDHGGTLTAANVPGGGARVTVELPADEGEG